GCGGTGCGCTGGGCAACGATCCGGGCGCGCGCGAGCTGAAACGCGATCTGGCGCGCCTGACGAACGAGATCGTGATGCCAGGCGCGGCCGAGGGCGAACCGCGCACGCTCGCCGATCTTGGTCTTTCCTTCACGCGCGAGGGCACGTTCCAGCTCGACACGGCTCGCCTCAATGCGACGCTTGCCGAAAGCCCCGAAGCAGCTGCGGCGATGTTCACCGCCGGCCCTTTCGGCGTGTTCGCGACCATCGATAACCTCGCGCGCGAAAATGCCTCGCGCTCCAGTCCCGGCTCGCTCGGTGCGTCTGTCTTGCGCTACGAAGCGCAGGTCGAGCGCAGCGACGAGCGGCTCGAACGCGTGGCCGAGCAGCAGGAAAAACTGCGCGAGCGGTTGACGAACAGCCTGGTTGCCGCAGAACGGAGCATCAGCACATCGCAATCGACGCTGACTTTCCTCGAGCAGCAAATCGATATCTGGAACAGCCGGAACTAGGCTGGCGCCATGCAGACGTTGTCCAAGAACCCCGCCGCCGCCTATCGCCGCGTCGATCTCGATGCGCGGATCGAGGCTTCGCAAGCCGAAAATCTCACGCGGCTGTGCCTCGAGGAAGTCGTGGGAGCGCTGGGGCAGGCTGAGGTGGCCCTCGAACGCGCGCCGGACTCAGCGCCGCGCGACGTAATCGCCCGCGCTCATTCGATCGCGTTGTGGCTTGCGCGATCGGTCGCGCCCGACAATCCGTTGCACAGCGCTCTGGTGCAATTCTATGGCGGGCTTGCCGCGCTTATCGCGCGCAACTTGTCGCAGCCCAAGCTGGACGAGATCCGCCAGGCGCGGGACGATTTTGCCGACTTGCTTGCCGCCGTCTAGGCGATGAAATCGCGGATGATACGGGCCGCATCGCCGGGATCCTGAAAAGGATGGAAATGGGTCATGTCGGGGCGATAAAGGTCTTCGCCCTGCGGGAGGATCGTAGCGAGCTGCGACCAGGTGGGTGAGCCTTTGAAATCGTGGAAATCGAGCTGCTTTGCCCGAACGACCAGAACCGGGATGTCGACGCCTTTCGCAGCATCGTGGATGCCCCTGTTGCTCCGGCTCGATCCGTAGACGCTGGCTTCCATTTCGGGGAGACAGGCGAGTTCGTAGCCTTCGCCATTGGCGCGCGGGAGGAGACCATGGCGGCAGTAATCCTCGAAAACACGTGGGTCGAATAGATTGTAGGGATCGCGGTCGCGGAAACGTTCGATCATCGCTTCGGGGCTGTCGAAATCGCGTTTGCGCCGCGCAGCCGGATGAGGTTTGTCGGGCGTGAAGAGCGGCGTGCCGTCTTCGTAGTATTCGGGCGCGAGAATGACCGGATCGAACAGGACGAGCTTGCTGAAAACTCCGGGCATGTCGGCGGCGCATTGGAGCAGGATATGCGCTCCCATCGAGTGGCCGACACCAACCGCGTCGCTAATTCCAAGCTGGCGGAGCAGGCCGCAAACGTCGCTCACCAATACGCCCCAGTGTTCGATCGGTCCGCCGCCCGACCGGCCATGTCCACGGAGGTCGATCGAAATCACCCGCCGGTTCGGGAAATGCTCGATCACCGCCTCCCAGACTCGCGCATGGAATCCCGTCGCGTGAGCGAAAATGAGCGGCGGCTCTTCATTGCCCGGTGCGCCCGCCCATTCGAAATAGGCGAGTTCGATCCCGTTGACGCTGCGCGCGCGTAGAAACGGGGTCACGCTCGGGTGGGCTCCGGCTCGGATACGGACGGTTGGGCTGCGACACTCGGGAGCGCCGTCTTCAGCAGGAAGTAACCGAGCACAGCCGCTACGAGCGAACCCGACAGCACGCCCAATTTCACAGCATCCACCTGAGCCGCGCTGTCGAAGGCGAGATTGCCGATGAACAAGCTCATCGTGAAGCCGATCGCTGCAAGCAGCGAGAGGCCGTGAATTTGCCGCCAGTTCACATTCTCGGGCAGCGTAGCAAGTCCTGTCTTCACCGCGATCCACGCGAAGCCGAAGATGCCGACCTGCTTGCCGATAAGGAGGCCGAGCGCGATGCCGAGCGGCAGCGGTGCAAGGAGGTCCGAAGGCGAGATGCCATGAAGCGAAACGCCCGCATTGGAAAAACCGAAAATCGGAATGATGATGAAGGCAACCCACGAATGCAGGCCGTGCTCCATCTTTTCGAGCAGCCTTTCGCCCCGGCGCGATACCATCGGGACGCACATCGCCGCGGCGACGCCCGCGAGCGTCGCGTGGACGCCCGACTTGAGCACGAAATACCACATCAGGACCGTCAGCAGGACGTAGGGAATGCGCGAGCCGAACTTGGCGCGGCCCACCAGTGCGAGTACGAGCAGCGTGAAGCCTGCGCTCATAAGCATGTCGAGCTTCAATTCGCCCGAGTAGAACAGCGCGATGATCGTGATTGCGCCGATATCGTCGATCACGGCGACAGCAAGCAGCAGCGCTTTCAGAGCGACGGGCACGCGGGGCCCCAGAAGCGACAGGATGCCCAGCGCAAAGGCGATATCGGTTGCGGCAGGGATCGCCCAACCGTTGATCGTTTCAGGCGAGTTCCAGTTGAATCCGAGGAAGATCAGCGCGGGGATCGCCATCCCGCCGATTGCGGCGATCAACGGCAGCGATGCCTTGTCCCAGCTCGAAAGCTGGCCTTCGAGCACTTCGCGTTTCACCTCGAGGCCGATGAGAAAGAAGAAGATCGCCATCAACCCGTCGTTGATCCACAGCAGCAGAGGCTTGTCGATCGCGAACGCGCCGTAGGAGAGGTTGAGATTCGTGCCGAGCGCCTCGAAATAGCCGACGCCCGCCGGGGTGTTGGCAATCAGAAGGGCGAGCGCGGCGGCGACGATCAAGACGATGCCGCCCGCGCTTTCCTGCTGCAAAAAGTCCTTCAGCGCTGCTCCAACGCGGTCAATCATGGGAAATCCCGTCCTGCAATCTGTGAGATATTGTTACCTTGCGAATTCAACGCGGAATTCGCCATTACGTGCCCGAAAATCGTCCGAATTCATACGGATTTCGGAAGGGCAAGCATATTCAATGGTGTAGCGGTGGGAATGGCGGCCCGCGATTGACAATTGCCGCGCTGTGGGGGAACGCGCTTGGGCACCGTCCGTTTGCGCAACGCCAGTCTTCTCCCGGAGAATATTCGTGTCCGACAATCCCCCTGCAGGCCCGGTCGACCAGACCGCGTTTCGCAAGCTCATGGGACTGTTTGCGACCGGCGTATGCGTGATCTCGTTTTCGAAGGAGGGAGAGGCCGGGATTTCGGGCATGACCGTGAATTCACTCGTTTCGGTTTCGCTCGATCCGATGCTGGTGTGTTGGAGCCTGCAGAACTCGGCGAGCCAGTACGAGGAATATCTCGAGGCCGAGGAATTCGCGATCAGCATCCTCGCCGACGACCAGCAGGCGCTCGCCCGGCGCTATGCGGCGCGCGGCGACACGGCACTGAGCTCTGCCGACTTTTCCCGTACAAAGCGCGGCCTTCCCGTGATCCGCGATGCGCTGGCGACTATCGAATGCAAGCGCTGGGCCGCCTATCCGGCGGGCGACCACACGATGATCCTCGGCGAAGTGCAGGCGATGGAAGCGCCGGGTAGCGATGTCGAACTGCGCGCGCTCGGCTTTTTCGGCGGACGCTTTTTGACGATCGGGGCGTAGGCCATCGAAAGCCGCGCGGCCTAGTAGAGGATCATCTGCGTGCAGCGGAACAGCGCGAGCTTACGCCCGGTTTCCTCATGCGTGACCACCGAAGACCAGACCTGCGTGGTGCGCCCGAGATGCTCGGCATCCGAGCGGGCGAAGAGCGTGCCGTCCGAGGCTGAGCCGAGGAAATTCGATTTCAATTCGATCGTCGTATAGCCCGTCGCGCCTTCGGGCAGGACCTGCCCCGCGGCAAATCCGCAAACCGAATCGGCCAGCGCGATCATGCTCGCAGCGTGCAGCGCCTTTGCGCCGGAGCGAAGATGGTGCTGGCGGATCGGCATGCGTGCTTCCAGCCAGCCTTCGCCTTCGTCGACCAGTTCGATGCCCATATGCGGGACAAGGCCGCCACCCGGCGGATCGAAACGGGTGTCGGTCATCTTCGAAGGTGCTCCGCGTGCCACGCGATGTGCTCGGCCATGAATGTCGAGATGAAGAAATAGGAATGGTCATAGCCAGCTTGCATACGGACAGTTCCTTTCATGCCGGCGACCTCCATTGCCTGCGAAAGCAATTCTGTCCGCAATTGCTCTTCGAGAAATTCGTCAGCCAAACCCTGATCGACGAGGATCTCGTCCTTGCGCGCTCCGTCCTCGATCAGGGCCACTGCATCGTTTTCGCGCCAAGCAGCCCGATCTTCTCCCAGATAGCGGCTCAATGCCTTCTCGCCCCAAGGCACCTGACCCGGTGCGACGATGGGACTGAACGCGCTGATCGAGCGAAAACGATCGGGATTGCTCAAGCCGATGGTGAGCGCTCCGTGGCCGCCCATCGAATGTCCGGTTATCGATTGACGGGCCATATCGAACAGGCAGTTCGCAGCAATCAAATCCGGAAGTTCGCGCTCTAGATAGCTGCGCATCCGATAATTTTGCGACCACGGTTCTTCTGTGGCGTCGACATAGAATCCCGCCCCCTTACCGAAATCGTATTCCTCGGCAATATCGGGTACGGAATCGCCGCGGGGCGATGTATCAGGCGCGATGAACACGATCCTGTGCTTGGCGCATGCTGCACGATACTCGCCCTTCTCCATGACATTGGCATGAGTGCAGGTGAGACCGGAGAGATACCAGAGAACCGGGAGCTTTTCGCCGTCGTCATGCGCGGGCACGAAAATGGCAAAGGTCATGTCACAGCCGGTGACGTGCGATCGGTGCCGGTAGACGCCTTGAACGCCGCCGTGCGACTTCGTTTCGGAAACGGTTTCGATCT
The Erythrobacter sp. THAF29 DNA segment above includes these coding regions:
- a CDS encoding alpha/beta fold hydrolase — encoded protein: MTPFLRARSVNGIELAYFEWAGAPGNEEPPLIFAHATGFHARVWEAVIEHFPNRRVISIDLRGHGRSGGGPIEHWGVLVSDVCGLLRQLGISDAVGVGHSMGAHILLQCAADMPGVFSKLVLFDPVILAPEYYEDGTPLFTPDKPHPAARRKRDFDSPEAMIERFRDRDPYNLFDPRVFEDYCRHGLLPRANGEGYELACLPEMEASVYGSSRSNRGIHDAAKGVDIPVLVVRAKQLDFHDFKGSPTWSQLATILPQGEDLYRPDMTHFHPFQDPGDAARIIRDFIA
- the nhaA gene encoding Na+/H+ antiporter NhaA translates to MIDRVGAALKDFLQQESAGGIVLIVAAALALLIANTPAGVGYFEALGTNLNLSYGAFAIDKPLLLWINDGLMAIFFFLIGLEVKREVLEGQLSSWDKASLPLIAAIGGMAIPALIFLGFNWNSPETINGWAIPAATDIAFALGILSLLGPRVPVALKALLLAVAVIDDIGAITIIALFYSGELKLDMLMSAGFTLLVLALVGRAKFGSRIPYVLLTVLMWYFVLKSGVHATLAGVAAAMCVPMVSRRGERLLEKMEHGLHSWVAFIIIPIFGFSNAGVSLHGISPSDLLAPLPLGIALGLLIGKQVGIFGFAWIAVKTGLATLPENVNWRQIHGLSLLAAIGFTMSLFIGNLAFDSAAQVDAVKLGVLSGSLVAAVLGYFLLKTALPSVAAQPSVSEPEPTRA
- a CDS encoding flavin reductase family protein, whose translation is MSDNPPAGPVDQTAFRKLMGLFATGVCVISFSKEGEAGISGMTVNSLVSVSLDPMLVCWSLQNSASQYEEYLEAEEFAISILADDQQALARRYAARGDTALSSADFSRTKRGLPVIRDALATIECKRWAAYPAGDHTMILGEVQAMEAPGSDVELRALGFFGGRFLTIGA
- a CDS encoding PaaI family thioesterase yields the protein MTDTRFDPPGGGLVPHMGIELVDEGEGWLEARMPIRQHHLRSGAKALHAASMIALADSVCGFAAGQVLPEGATGYTTIELKSNFLGSASDGTLFARSDAEHLGRTTQVWSSVVTHEETGRKLALFRCTQMILY
- the fghA gene encoding S-formylglutathione hydrolase, yielding MKIETVSETKSHGGVQGVYRHRSHVTGCDMTFAIFVPAHDDGEKLPVLWYLSGLTCTHANVMEKGEYRAACAKHRIVFIAPDTSPRGDSVPDIAEEYDFGKGAGFYVDATEEPWSQNYRMRSYLERELPDLIAANCLFDMARQSITGHSMGGHGALTIGLSNPDRFRSISAFSPIVAPGQVPWGEKALSRYLGEDRAAWRENDAVALIEDGARKDEILVDQGLADEFLEEQLRTELLSQAMEVAGMKGTVRMQAGYDHSYFFISTFMAEHIAWHAEHLRR